In the Juglans microcarpa x Juglans regia isolate MS1-56 chromosome 6D, Jm3101_v1.0, whole genome shotgun sequence genome, one interval contains:
- the LOC121234490 gene encoding LOW QUALITY PROTEIN: expansin-like B1 (The sequence of the model RefSeq protein was modified relative to this genomic sequence to represent the inferred CDS: inserted 1 base in 1 codon), with translation MSISLRCLLSLFAALLLMQSLADAQTSSDSFIHSRAAYYPNSDEKGTDKGACGFGSFGATINDGDVSAASDLYRNGVGCGACYQVRCTNTAYCSDKGVTVVITDQGSGDRTDFILSRRAFGRMALTTDAAASLLALGVIDIEYRRVSCSYPNKNITIKIDENSNYPYYLAFVIWYQQGKKDITALQLCETENLVCKLLDRSYGAVWTTTSPLSGPLSLRMLLGDEEEGQEQWIIPTNNIPXDWKAGETYDLGVQLDL, from the exons ATGTCTATCTCTCTACGGTGTCTTCTATCCCTTTTCGCAGCTCTTCTTCTCATGCAAAGTCTGGCAGACGCTCAAACAAGTAGCGACTCTTTCATTCATTCTCGTGCAGCTTATTATCCAAATTCTGATGAAAAAGGAACAGATA AAGGCGCATGTGGGTTCGGTTCCTTTGGAGCTACCATTAATGATGGGGATGTATCAGCTGCATCTGACCTCTACCGAAATGGTGTTGGCTGTGGGGCTTGCTATCAG GTGAGGTGCACCAACACAGCCTACTGCTCGGACAAAGGGGTAACGGTAGTTATAACAGACCAAGGTTCAGGTGATCGAACTGACTTCATTCTGAGCAGACGAGCTTTCGGTCGGATGGCTCTAACTACTGATGCGGCTGCTTCTCTGCTAGCTCTTGGTGTGATTGATATTGAGTATAGACG TGTCTCATGCAGCTACCCGaacaaaaatataacaataaagaTAGATGAGAACAGCAACTACCCTTATTATTTGGCTTTCGTCATATGGTATCAGCAAGGCAAGAAGGATATCACTGCTTTGCAGCTCTGTGAg ACTGAGAATTTGGTGTGCAAGCTCTTGGATCGAAGCTATGGAGCAGTATGGACGACCACCTCGCCTCTAAGCGGGCCTTTGTCTCTGAGAATGTTGCTCGGCGATGAGGAAGAAGGTCAAGAGCAATGGATAATTCCCACTAATAACATAC AAGACTGGAAAGCTGGAGAAACTTATGACTTGGGAGTACAATTGGATTTATAG